In Fimbriimonadales bacterium, the following are encoded in one genomic region:
- a CDS encoding SDR family NAD(P)-dependent oxidoreductase, with translation MMYEWKKAIVVGASSGIGEALARKLMAQGCRVGMVARRADRLQQIADEINGATLNLAIPYAADVRDFEHTEEHFDNLVRELEGLDLIIYAAGIMPKIGPTEYNTAIDKEIIEVNLIGAIAWLNCAAKRFERAKGGTIVGIGSPSGDRGRRGNPAYSASKAGLECYLESLRNRLSQFGVSVVTVKPGPVETEMTLARGRLPGMISCDKAATLILKAARKFGKTAYIPWKWWLASKIIQVIPSPIFRRLNV, from the coding sequence ATGATGTATGAATGGAAAAAGGCAATCGTGGTCGGTGCTTCGAGCGGCATAGGGGAGGCGCTGGCGAGGAAATTAATGGCTCAAGGGTGCCGGGTAGGAATGGTGGCTCGCCGGGCGGACCGACTTCAGCAAATCGCCGACGAAATCAACGGTGCTACACTCAATCTCGCCATCCCTTACGCGGCAGACGTTCGAGATTTCGAGCACACAGAAGAGCATTTCGACAACCTCGTCCGCGAGTTGGAAGGGCTCGACTTAATCATTTATGCCGCTGGGATCATGCCGAAGATCGGACCGACCGAATACAACACTGCTATAGATAAAGAAATCATCGAAGTTAATCTAATCGGAGCGATAGCCTGGCTGAATTGTGCAGCGAAACGCTTCGAACGAGCCAAAGGAGGAACAATTGTCGGCATCGGTTCACCTTCGGGCGACCGCGGACGAAGAGGAAATCCGGCTTACAGTGCAAGCAAGGCAGGGCTCGAATGCTATTTAGAATCGCTTCGGAATCGTCTAAGCCAATTCGGTGTTAGTGTAGTAACGGTGAAGCCAGGACCTGTCGAAACCGAAATGACCCTTGCAAGAGGTCGCTTACCCGGGATGATTTCATGCGATAAGGCAGCAACTCTTATTTTGAAAGCCGCGAGGAAATTCGGAAAAACCGCTTATATTCCTTGGAAGTGGTGGCTCGCATCGAAAATCATTCAGGTTATACCCTCTCCTATTTTTCGGAGATTGAACGTGTGA
- a CDS encoding FAD-binding oxidoreductase — protein MKSIPSKNRLTKVEAWGMASASVSYVYRPNTIQGILDAIEEARIAGLKVAFKGTGNSYGDAFQCSEGVVIDLSRMNRIIDWSPDSGVVECEAGVTIRDLWRYTIEDGWWIPVVSGTSFVTLGGALSANIHGKNNFHEGPIGEHVLSFDLLTPDGRLFRVSPEENSELFYAAIGGFGLLGCIVSVRLQMKKIYSGLLNVEAIAVRNWDEAFSVFERRLPYADYLVGWIDCFASGRSCGRGQIHFATYLKPGEDPHPEESLSVSAQELRDTTLGFIPRSKLWFLMKPWVNPLGMRIINSLKYFGAVREHGHKFTQPLVHFNFLLDSAPNWKWCYRPGGLIQYQPFIPTENAPKTFEKIVTLCQERGLVPYLAVLKKHRRDLFLLSHAVDGYSLALDFPVTRKNRERLWSLLRALDEIVLDAGGRFYFAKDSTCSPGTVRKFLGDEVLHRFFTLKHQYDPEEILETELYRRVFKPILKESRAAAV, from the coding sequence GTGAAAAGCATTCCATCGAAAAACCGTTTGACGAAAGTCGAAGCGTGGGGAATGGCTTCCGCGAGTGTCAGTTACGTTTATCGTCCTAATACGATTCAGGGAATTTTGGATGCTATCGAAGAGGCGCGCATCGCGGGTCTAAAAGTAGCATTCAAAGGAACGGGAAACAGTTATGGGGACGCCTTTCAATGTTCTGAGGGGGTGGTGATAGACCTTTCGAGAATGAACCGCATTATCGATTGGTCACCCGATTCAGGGGTTGTGGAATGTGAGGCAGGTGTAACCATTCGAGACCTTTGGCGATACACTATCGAAGATGGTTGGTGGATTCCCGTAGTCAGCGGAACGAGTTTCGTAACTTTGGGGGGGGCTTTGAGTGCGAACATTCACGGAAAAAACAACTTTCATGAAGGACCAATCGGAGAACACGTCCTTAGTTTCGATTTATTGACACCGGACGGACGATTATTTCGTGTAAGTCCGGAGGAAAACAGTGAACTGTTTTATGCGGCAATCGGAGGCTTCGGGCTTTTGGGCTGCATCGTTTCGGTGCGTTTGCAAATGAAGAAAATCTATTCTGGCTTATTGAATGTCGAAGCGATTGCGGTGCGAAATTGGGACGAAGCGTTTTCTGTTTTCGAGCGAAGGCTTCCTTATGCGGATTATCTCGTAGGGTGGATAGATTGTTTCGCTTCGGGTCGTTCGTGTGGACGCGGACAGATTCATTTTGCGACTTATTTGAAACCAGGTGAAGACCCGCATCCGGAGGAGAGTCTCTCTGTTAGCGCTCAAGAACTTCGCGATACTACTTTAGGATTCATCCCTCGTTCGAAACTTTGGTTTTTAATGAAACCTTGGGTGAACCCATTAGGGATGCGCATCATCAATTCTCTCAAATATTTCGGCGCAGTACGAGAACACGGGCACAAGTTCACCCAGCCACTCGTGCATTTCAATTTCCTTTTGGATTCTGCTCCGAATTGGAAATGGTGTTATCGTCCGGGGGGGCTCATTCAATATCAGCCGTTCATTCCGACTGAGAATGCTCCGAAAACCTTCGAGAAAATCGTCACACTTTGTCAGGAGCGTGGACTCGTTCCCTATTTAGCAGTGCTAAAAAAACATCGTAGAGACTTGTTCTTGCTGAGTCATGCAGTGGACGGTTACTCCCTCGCACTGGATTTTCCGGTTACGCGTAAAAATCGAGAAAGACTTTGGTCGCTTCTGCGCGCGCTCGACGAAATCGTGCTCGATGCAGGTGGGCGCTTCTATTTCGCGAAAGACAGCACATGCTCCCCCGGGACGGTTCGTAAATTCTTAGGAGACGAGGTCCTTCATCGCTTCTTCACCCTGAAACATCAGTATGACCCCGAGGAGATACTGGAAACGGAACTCTATCGAAGGGTCTTCAAGCCAATTCTCAAAGAATCGAGAGCCGCGGCTGTGTGA
- a CDS encoding DUF3352 domain-containing protein — MKRSWGVFSPKTLVPVLAIGAVAFGTVGLMQLLNRHGEAAIQLLPANAVMAMSFDNTPSPQQVPLFNEIKAAMDDSGLNAKIDEFLLRADPKGTLQKIRRELRGSFAVGIFGGIFENVKNEPDILIIAALYNRNSAESLMADFATKQKEGDLEYYLVSDKNTYVAFHNNYVLVSNRVSGLKRAFEVAKGEAKSLYEEPEFKNARSLLPSDATFMTFISGKALAKNDPQTLKEIKPFGFSENTWFAYSITLRKEGILIDTTQPADPSNPVFAKWVSKMPTLHYSVLEEMPAGALGAAALSNPSSWWDIFRDALKLSGEAEDREILEGIHELEEIFGLSFEKDFLPAFRGEVNAALYPPKEKNSDPYFVISIDNSNNGKATEIALQLIEKANAGKFDSEKKIRFDETKMGEYRVFRIRENSPEAKEIAIAINQDKVLFVYGKELLDKIVAGVGSESLLHSDAFMKLREDSESRASLSVDMYQLVELLEQSAPIPPDVNLKQLLSQRELTANWVLTEKASTFRLVIPLDLPEVIRTVGKQVQKAEAQMKT; from the coding sequence ATGAAAAGGTCTTGGGGAGTGTTTTCTCCTAAAACGCTCGTCCCTGTTCTCGCCATCGGAGCAGTGGCGTTCGGAACAGTCGGGCTGATGCAACTTTTGAATCGCCACGGTGAAGCGGCAATTCAGTTGCTTCCAGCGAACGCCGTTATGGCTATGAGTTTCGACAATACGCCGTCTCCTCAGCAGGTGCCTCTTTTCAATGAAATCAAAGCGGCTATGGATGACAGCGGACTCAATGCGAAAATTGACGAGTTTCTTTTGCGTGCTGACCCGAAAGGCACGTTGCAAAAAATTCGTCGTGAACTCCGTGGTAGTTTCGCTGTTGGCATTTTCGGCGGAATTTTCGAGAATGTGAAAAACGAGCCCGATATACTCATTATCGCGGCGCTTTACAACCGTAATTCCGCAGAATCGCTCATGGCGGATTTTGCTACAAAGCAAAAAGAGGGGGACTTGGAATACTACTTGGTTAGCGACAAGAACACGTATGTCGCTTTCCATAACAATTATGTTTTGGTATCGAATCGTGTGAGTGGGCTCAAACGCGCATTCGAAGTCGCTAAGGGCGAAGCCAAAAGTCTGTATGAAGAACCCGAATTCAAAAATGCGCGTAGTTTGTTGCCTTCCGATGCGACTTTCATGACTTTCATAAGCGGAAAAGCCCTTGCGAAAAACGACCCACAAACTTTGAAGGAAATTAAGCCTTTCGGATTTAGCGAAAATACATGGTTCGCGTACAGCATCACGCTCCGCAAGGAAGGAATCTTGATAGACACCACACAACCGGCCGACCCTTCGAATCCGGTGTTCGCAAAGTGGGTTTCGAAAATGCCGACGCTTCATTATTCCGTTCTCGAAGAGATGCCTGCCGGTGCTCTCGGGGCTGCAGCGCTTTCGAATCCATCCAGTTGGTGGGATATTTTCCGAGATGCGCTTAAACTTTCTGGAGAGGCTGAAGACAGGGAAATCTTAGAGGGAATACATGAGTTAGAAGAAATATTCGGACTTTCGTTCGAAAAGGATTTCCTCCCTGCATTCCGTGGAGAAGTGAACGCAGCGCTTTATCCTCCCAAAGAGAAAAACAGCGATCCGTATTTTGTAATCTCCATTGACAACAGCAACAATGGAAAAGCGACGGAAATCGCATTGCAATTGATAGAAAAAGCGAACGCAGGAAAGTTCGACTCAGAAAAAAAGATCCGATTCGATGAAACGAAGATGGGCGAGTATCGAGTTTTCCGTATTCGAGAAAACAGTCCGGAAGCGAAGGAAATTGCAATCGCCATCAACCAAGACAAAGTGCTGTTCGTTTATGGGAAGGAATTGCTCGATAAGATTGTTGCAGGAGTCGGGAGTGAATCTCTGCTGCATTCCGACGCGTTCATGAAATTGCGTGAGGATTCAGAATCGCGTGCATCTTTGAGCGTAGATATGTATCAGTTGGTAGAACTCCTCGAGCAATCAGCACCGATTCCTCCGGACGTGAATTTGAAACAGTTGCTCTCTCAACGCGAACTTACAGCGAATTGGGTACTCACCGAAAAAGCGTCCACCTTTCGCTTGGTGATTCCTTTGGATTTGCCTGAGGTGATTCGCACGGTTGGGAAGCAGGTTCAGAAAGCCGAAGCACAAATGAAGACTTAA
- a CDS encoding complex I NDUFA9 subunit family protein — protein sequence MKILVAGASGFVGSHVVEHLLAEGFEVRGLVHSRAPRWENPKVEIVKGDIRKPETLSEALKNTKGVAHCVGIIREGKGVTFENLVAEGTANLVKEAQKAGTEKFVFISALGTRPNARSRYHRTKWQAEEAVRNSGIPFTILRPSIIFGPEDDFINAFAGKWIPFPSGGKNLLQPVYVEDVARIVGSCFTNELTNGKTFELGGPERYEMRQVIAIAEEVFGRKGFHPPIPIFLLKIMARVFFDSLQKFGLRIPVTTDQLLMLEEPNICSDEALVEAEKTFGIKFTPLRDGLRQYAPKQGGRS from the coding sequence ATGAAGATTTTAGTAGCCGGCGCGTCTGGTTTCGTAGGTTCCCATGTCGTCGAACACCTGCTTGCAGAGGGGTTCGAGGTTAGAGGGCTCGTACATTCCCGCGCACCTCGTTGGGAAAACCCTAAGGTCGAAATCGTGAAAGGAGATATTCGCAAGCCAGAAACACTATCCGAAGCACTAAAAAACACGAAAGGAGTCGCGCATTGCGTGGGGATTATTCGCGAGGGAAAAGGCGTTACCTTCGAAAACTTAGTGGCAGAAGGTACAGCGAATCTCGTAAAGGAAGCGCAAAAAGCTGGGACTGAAAAGTTCGTATTTATCAGTGCGCTCGGAACTCGCCCGAATGCGAGAAGCCGCTATCACCGAACGAAATGGCAAGCAGAGGAGGCAGTTCGAAATTCAGGAATTCCATTCACGATTTTGAGACCGAGCATCATCTTCGGACCCGAGGACGATTTCATCAACGCTTTCGCGGGAAAATGGATTCCTTTTCCGAGTGGCGGAAAGAATCTATTACAGCCAGTTTATGTGGAAGATGTTGCGCGTATCGTTGGATCGTGCTTTACGAATGAACTTACTAACGGAAAAACTTTCGAATTAGGCGGTCCAGAGCGGTATGAAATGCGGCAGGTGATTGCGATAGCAGAGGAGGTTTTCGGTCGAAAGGGGTTCCACCCTCCCATACCGATTTTCTTGCTAAAAATTATGGCGAGAGTGTTTTTCGATTCTCTCCAGAAATTCGGTTTGCGCATACCGGTAACGACCGACCAACTTCTTATGCTCGAAGAGCCGAATATCTGCTCGGATGAGGCGCTTGTGGAGGCAGAAAAAACGTTCGGAATTAAATTCACACCATTGAGAGACGGCTTGAGACAGTACGCTCCAAAACAAGGAGGCAGGTCGTAA
- a CDS encoding saccharopine dehydrogenase C-terminal domain-containing protein — protein sequence MGKTYAILGSGMQGTCAAYDLALYGDADRILMGDIFYEQAEKASKRVNLLVSKGVCEPHRVNALDEDSLTKFLEPVDVVLSCVPYWMHPHIAPVAIKTLTSMVDMGGDTEVTLETMKLDEAAKAAKVSIVPDCGLAPGLVNSLATYLMAKFDEVYDVKLYCGGLPQHPKPPFYYKLSFNIEGLVAEYTDEAFAIRDYKLVRLKTLEDLETVQWEGLGQLEAFVTSGGTSTAPWTFEGKVRTYEYKTLRFPGHCEKMRIFLDCGFWSKEPIQVKGVTVIPVDVFCAIMGPKLQDPEDKDQVLVRAIVTGLKNGKEERHEIEIHDFHDDETDFSAMERMTGFPTSIVAIEIAKGNIPHGCIRYELAMPGEVMVRNLLARSIKFKEDGIILETIPAKGPTFEEEARIHKS from the coding sequence ATGGGCAAGACATACGCAATTTTAGGTTCAGGAATGCAAGGCACATGCGCTGCATATGATTTAGCGCTTTATGGAGATGCAGACAGAATCCTGATGGGAGACATTTTTTATGAACAAGCCGAAAAGGCATCGAAACGCGTCAATCTTTTGGTTTCGAAAGGGGTTTGCGAACCTCATCGCGTGAATGCACTCGATGAAGATTCTTTAACCAAGTTTTTAGAGCCCGTTGATGTAGTGCTTTCGTGTGTACCGTATTGGATGCATCCTCACATCGCCCCCGTCGCGATAAAGACTTTGACGAGCATGGTAGACATGGGGGGGGATACAGAAGTTACATTAGAAACGATGAAACTCGACGAGGCGGCGAAAGCGGCAAAAGTGTCCATCGTTCCCGATTGCGGATTAGCACCTGGATTGGTAAACAGTTTAGCGACCTATTTGATGGCGAAATTCGACGAGGTTTACGACGTAAAACTTTATTGCGGAGGTTTGCCGCAACATCCGAAACCTCCGTTCTATTACAAACTCAGTTTCAACATAGAAGGTTTGGTAGCGGAATATACGGACGAGGCTTTCGCTATTCGCGATTACAAACTGGTTCGATTAAAAACTTTAGAAGACTTAGAGACGGTTCAATGGGAGGGCTTAGGACAATTAGAAGCATTCGTCACGAGTGGTGGAACGAGCACGGCTCCGTGGACTTTCGAAGGGAAGGTGCGAACTTACGAATATAAGACCCTTCGCTTCCCCGGACACTGTGAAAAGATGAGGATTTTTTTGGATTGCGGCTTTTGGAGCAAAGAACCTATACAAGTGAAAGGCGTGACTGTAATTCCCGTAGATGTTTTCTGCGCGATAATGGGACCGAAATTGCAAGACCCTGAAGACAAAGACCAAGTTCTCGTTCGCGCAATCGTCACGGGATTAAAGAACGGGAAAGAAGAACGTCACGAAATCGAAATTCACGACTTTCACGACGACGAAACGGACTTTTCTGCAATGGAGCGTATGACCGGATTCCCCACTTCGATTGTCGCCATCGAAATCGCGAAGGGAAACATTCCGCATGGATGCATAAGATACGAACTCGCAATGCCAGGAGAGGTCATGGTTCGAAATCTCCTCGCTCGCTCCATCAAATTCAAAGAAGACGGAATTATTTTAGAAACCATTCCAGCCAAAGGACCGACATTCGAAGAAGAAGCACGTATCCATAAGTCGTAA
- a CDS encoding biotin--[acetyl-CoA-carboxylase] ligase: MKPVLKNSRGILEVESIDSTQTELIKRVRVGDTLVCAILAFEQTAGRGRFGRNWYSPKDSSLALSFALYDYADWKHPELLGMAVSIAAAKTLDCQIAWPNDLILNGKKLGGVISELVTEPSGKLVPVIGVGANLTVREFPEEIRTFATSLVLEGRKVGEDSKQLAREYSFSLLGALEEIPEPHSFQDLRPLWEKYDCTPGKKYKLPNGRVADAECVSEEGYLIAHVDNQRITVPSAQAWYG; encoded by the coding sequence ATGAAACCTGTTTTGAAAAATTCGCGAGGAATTTTGGAGGTCGAAAGCATAGACTCCACACAAACGGAATTGATAAAACGTGTTCGCGTTGGAGATACGCTTGTTTGTGCGATTCTTGCTTTCGAGCAAACTGCTGGTCGAGGGCGTTTCGGCAGAAATTGGTACAGCCCTAAAGATTCTTCTCTTGCTTTGTCGTTCGCTCTTTACGATTACGCAGATTGGAAACATCCAGAACTGCTCGGAATGGCGGTGAGCATTGCAGCAGCGAAAACATTGGATTGTCAAATAGCCTGGCCCAACGATTTAATCTTGAACGGAAAGAAATTAGGGGGGGTCATCAGCGAACTCGTTACAGAACCTTCTGGAAAACTCGTTCCCGTAATCGGAGTAGGAGCGAATTTAACCGTTCGAGAGTTTCCGGAAGAAATTCGAACTTTCGCTACATCTTTGGTCTTGGAAGGTAGAAAAGTGGGGGAAGATTCGAAACAATTAGCGCGAGAATATTCTTTTTCGTTGCTTGGTGCACTCGAAGAAATTCCTGAACCTCACTCCTTCCAAGATTTGCGACCTCTTTGGGAAAAATACGATTGCACACCTGGGAAAAAATATAAGTTGCCCAATGGTAGAGTTGCCGATGCAGAATGCGTTTCGGAAGAAGGATATTTAATCGCGCACGTCGATAACCAGCGAATCACCGTTCCTTCTGCTCAAGCATGGTATGGATAA
- the nadC gene encoding carboxylating nicotinate-nucleotide diphosphorylase, translated as MRELCWEFIPNAFIGYAYFLPVEPFYGDPPLHWAEICDAALWEDVALGDATREAVPEDSVSNYIIEAQAEGVVCGLGFVFDLLSPLANSDEYCEYRKVDGDPIEHGTIVFVGRLNSRELLQNERTALNFLMHLSGIATLTRKFVDAVRGTKVKIMDTRKTHPGLRSLEKYAVRVGGGHNHRMTLSDGILIKDNHIAAAGGIAEAIRRVRERGPQNMKIEVECTTIAQVDRALWANADIVLLDNMSIGDIKDAVSLCKGRALIEVSGGVTLENVREIAETGVDFISVGMLTHSAPALPFHLEVR; from the coding sequence ATGCGTGAATTATGCTGGGAATTCATTCCGAATGCGTTTATAGGATATGCTTATTTTCTACCTGTGGAACCTTTTTACGGCGATCCCCCTTTACACTGGGCGGAAATATGCGACGCGGCGCTTTGGGAGGACGTCGCATTAGGAGATGCTACACGAGAAGCCGTTCCTGAAGATTCGGTTTCTAATTACATTATCGAAGCTCAAGCCGAAGGGGTAGTTTGCGGGCTGGGGTTCGTTTTCGACCTGCTCTCTCCGTTGGCGAATAGCGACGAATATTGCGAATATCGAAAAGTGGATGGGGATCCCATAGAGCATGGCACTATCGTGTTTGTAGGTCGCTTGAATTCGAGAGAACTTCTGCAAAACGAGCGCACCGCATTGAATTTCCTCATGCATCTTTCAGGGATTGCCACGCTCACGAGAAAATTCGTCGATGCCGTTAGAGGAACGAAAGTGAAAATCATGGACACTCGTAAAACCCATCCCGGGTTGCGTTCTCTCGAAAAATACGCCGTTCGAGTGGGGGGGGGACACAACCATCGGATGACTTTGTCGGATGGAATTCTCATTAAAGACAATCATATTGCCGCGGCGGGGGGGATTGCCGAGGCGATTCGAAGAGTTCGTGAACGAGGTCCTCAAAACATGAAAATAGAAGTGGAATGTACGACAATCGCTCAAGTAGACCGAGCCCTATGGGCTAATGCAGACATCGTTCTGCTCGACAACATGAGCATCGGCGATATCAAAGATGCCGTGAGCCTTTGCAAAGGAAGAGCGCTTATCGAAGTAAGCGGGGGGGTAACCCTCGAAAACGTTCGGGAAATCGCCGAGACGGGCGTTGATTTTATTTCGGTGGGGATGCTCACTCATTCCGCCCCTGCACTCCCTTTCCACCTGGAGGTGCGATAA
- the panC gene encoding pantoate--beta-alanine ligase, translating into MQLVRTASELSEAILMRKGPVFFVPTMGYLHEGHLSLLRMAARDCEEYEPRGTVVMSLFVNPTQFNDPKDLATYPRDEERDVRLAESAGCDVVFAPSVEEIYPEGLHGTTVHVPEVTERWEGEFRPGHFVGVATVVAKLFNLVIPDFAYFGEKDWQQCRVIAKMVHDLRMPVNLKFGKTVRESDGLAMSSRNALLPPEARSRAPVLYTTLCACAEDYSRGMPPREAEQRARERLLQSKFSKVDYIAIVDEESLEPVESSNHPKARVLGAAHIGGVRLIDNVSVDEKD; encoded by the coding sequence ATGCAACTCGTGCGAACAGCCAGCGAACTTTCGGAGGCGATTCTTATGAGAAAGGGTCCGGTTTTTTTCGTGCCTACGATGGGATATCTTCATGAGGGACACCTAAGCCTCCTGCGAATGGCTGCTCGGGACTGCGAGGAGTACGAACCTCGAGGCACAGTCGTTATGTCGCTTTTCGTAAACCCTACGCAATTCAACGACCCCAAAGACTTAGCGACTTATCCCCGGGATGAAGAGCGCGACGTCCGGCTCGCTGAGAGTGCGGGATGCGATGTAGTTTTCGCGCCATCCGTGGAGGAAATTTATCCCGAAGGGCTTCACGGGACTACGGTGCATGTTCCAGAAGTGACGGAACGCTGGGAAGGAGAGTTTCGTCCTGGACATTTCGTCGGAGTGGCAACGGTGGTTGCAAAGTTGTTCAATTTGGTGATTCCCGATTTTGCGTATTTCGGAGAAAAGGATTGGCAACAATGTCGCGTGATTGCGAAGATGGTTCACGATTTGCGCATGCCTGTCAATTTGAAATTCGGGAAAACGGTGCGCGAATCGGATGGGTTAGCGATGTCTTCGAGAAACGCTTTGTTGCCTCCCGAGGCTCGTTCCCGAGCGCCGGTTCTTTATACTACGCTTTGCGCCTGTGCGGAAGATTATTCGAGGGGAATGCCTCCCCGCGAAGCGGAACAGCGAGCGAGGGAACGATTGTTACAGTCGAAGTTTTCCAAAGTGGATTATATTGCGATTGTGGACGAAGAGAGTTTAGAGCCTGTAGAGAGTTCGAATCATCCAAAGGCTCGAGTGCTCGGCGCAGCGCATATCGGGGGGGTTCGATTGATAGATAATGTTTCTGTTGACGAGAAGGACTAA
- a CDS encoding aminotransferase class V-fold PLP-dependent enzyme: MMTRRAFLMSAMGMVAFRNETLDMVERLVSRFEGLPEDEEFWVQIQQAFALDRTMINLNNGGVCPSPRVVQDALRRALEYGNQAPSYFMWRHLEPQIESVRTRLAKSFGCDSEEIAITRNASEALEICLFGFDLQPGDEILTTTQDYPRMINTIKQREMREGIKLVQAKVPHLPRSHKELVNAIAQAITPKTKLILVCHVIFLNGQIYPVREIVRLGKERGIPVIVDGAHAFAHIPFHRDDLGCDYYGSSLHKWLLAPVGTGFLYVRKEKIENLWPLMAATAEQKKDIRKFEEIGTHPAANHNAIAEALTFHEMIGIERKYARLRYLQERWTRKLREEKNVRFHTNLGRRDSCGLITVEIEEIEPEKLANWLWDKKRIFVTTITSDDYKGIRISPNVYTTVSEIDFFAEAMLEAARKGIG, encoded by the coding sequence ATGATGACCCGTAGAGCATTCTTGATGAGCGCGATGGGGATGGTCGCTTTTCGAAACGAAACACTGGATATGGTAGAGCGGCTGGTCTCTCGTTTCGAAGGTTTGCCTGAGGATGAAGAGTTTTGGGTGCAAATCCAGCAGGCATTCGCGCTCGACCGCACGATGATTAATCTCAACAACGGAGGTGTTTGCCCCTCACCCCGAGTCGTTCAGGATGCGTTGCGCCGAGCGTTAGAGTACGGCAACCAAGCACCGAGTTATTTCATGTGGAGACATTTAGAACCGCAGATCGAATCGGTGCGTACGCGATTGGCGAAATCCTTCGGATGCGATTCCGAAGAAATTGCCATTACAAGAAACGCGAGTGAAGCGTTGGAAATTTGCCTGTTCGGTTTCGATTTGCAACCCGGTGACGAGATTCTCACGACCACGCAAGATTATCCGCGCATGATAAACACGATTAAGCAACGCGAAATGCGCGAAGGAATCAAATTAGTGCAGGCGAAAGTGCCTCATCTTCCTCGCTCTCATAAAGAGTTAGTGAATGCGATTGCGCAAGCGATCACTCCGAAAACGAAATTGATTTTGGTTTGCCATGTGATTTTTTTGAATGGACAGATTTATCCGGTTCGTGAGATTGTGCGTCTCGGGAAAGAGCGCGGAATTCCGGTAATCGTAGACGGAGCGCACGCCTTCGCGCATATTCCTTTTCATCGTGACGATTTAGGTTGCGATTACTATGGAAGTTCTTTGCATAAATGGCTGCTCGCTCCGGTGGGGACGGGTTTTCTATACGTACGCAAAGAAAAAATCGAAAACTTGTGGCCCTTGATGGCTGCAACGGCAGAACAGAAGAAAGATATTCGCAAGTTCGAAGAAATCGGCACTCATCCTGCGGCGAATCATAACGCGATTGCAGAGGCATTGACATTCCATGAAATGATTGGAATCGAGCGAAAATATGCGCGACTCCGTTATTTGCAAGAACGCTGGACTCGCAAATTGCGAGAAGAGAAAAATGTTCGTTTTCACACGAACCTCGGTCGCAGAGATTCTTGCGGGCTGATTACAGTGGAGATAGAGGAAATCGAACCGGAAAAACTCGCGAACTGGTTGTGGGATAAGAAACGAATTTTCGTAACCACGATTACGAGCGACGACTATAAAGGAATCCGCATCTCGCCGAACGTGTATACGACGGTTTCGGAGATTGACTTTTTTGCAGAGGCGATGTTAGAGGCGGCGAGGAAAGGGATTGGGTAG